From Haloarcula hispanica ATCC 33960, the proteins below share one genomic window:
- a CDS encoding MFS transporter encodes MRGTVTHLPAADTNQSVNANDRAITALVMLAHGLVHTYEMAVPIFVVIWLTEFDLINLGIAQFDVTTATVGVIVTLGYGLFGAGALPGGIVVDRIGSRRLITGCLLGMGGSYILLGLAPSMVVIALALVLWGLSASVYHPAGLSLISKGVEQRGTGLAYHGVAGNLGIGLGPLVAAILLLVAEWRTVALVLGVPALLAAVYASRASFDETAAVTTATDGGSKASSGIDSLGEFLTESKHLLTGSFLLVFVVVMCSGLYYRGVLTFLPELLRDLPGFEPIPIETLLPPSVLSALGIEAGTGQTLKPQDYFYAGLLLIGVFGQYAGGKLSDRIPVEYGIAGSFLVLAVLAVLFVPVSAMGFGPLAVLGALLGVALFVVQPMYQAAVAEYTPAGTRGLSYGYTYLGVFGVGALGGGLAGSILAFANATALFGTLAGIALVAVLAGTALARRS; translated from the coding sequence ATACGCGGAACCGTCACACACTTGCCGGCGGCCGACACGAACCAGAGTGTGAACGCGAACGACCGAGCGATTACCGCGCTGGTCATGCTCGCACACGGGCTGGTCCACACCTACGAGATGGCGGTCCCGATATTCGTCGTCATCTGGCTCACCGAGTTTGACCTCATCAACCTCGGTATCGCCCAGTTCGACGTGACGACGGCCACCGTCGGCGTCATCGTGACGCTGGGCTACGGCCTGTTCGGGGCTGGTGCGCTCCCGGGCGGTATCGTCGTCGACCGTATCGGCTCCCGCCGACTCATCACCGGCTGTCTGCTGGGGATGGGCGGCTCGTACATCCTGCTGGGACTGGCTCCGAGCATGGTCGTCATCGCGCTGGCGCTCGTCCTCTGGGGACTCTCGGCCAGCGTCTACCACCCGGCCGGGCTCTCGCTCATCAGCAAAGGCGTCGAACAGCGCGGAACCGGGCTGGCCTACCACGGTGTCGCCGGGAACCTCGGTATCGGCCTCGGCCCACTCGTCGCCGCAATTCTCCTGCTGGTCGCCGAGTGGCGGACGGTCGCGCTCGTCCTCGGCGTTCCCGCGTTGCTCGCCGCCGTCTACGCCTCGCGGGCGAGTTTCGACGAGACGGCAGCCGTGACGACTGCAACCGACGGCGGGTCGAAGGCCAGCAGCGGTATCGACTCGCTCGGGGAGTTCCTCACGGAGAGCAAGCACCTGCTGACAGGGAGCTTCCTGCTCGTGTTCGTCGTCGTCATGTGCTCGGGGCTGTACTACCGCGGCGTCCTCACCTTCCTCCCGGAACTCCTGCGGGACCTGCCGGGCTTCGAGCCCATCCCGATAGAGACGTTGTTGCCTCCCAGCGTCCTGTCGGCGCTCGGTATCGAGGCCGGGACGGGCCAGACGCTCAAGCCACAGGACTACTTCTACGCCGGACTGTTGCTCATCGGCGTTTTCGGCCAGTACGCCGGCGGGAAACTGAGCGACCGAATTCCCGTCGAGTACGGTATCGCCGGCTCGTTTCTGGTGCTTGCCGTCCTTGCAGTGCTGTTCGTTCCGGTGTCGGCGATGGGCTTCGGTCCGTTAGCGGTGCTTGGTGCGCTTCTGGGCGTCGCCCTCTTCGTCGTTCAGCCGATGTATCAGGCCGCAGTTGCGGAGTACACGCCCGCCGGCACGCGCGGACTCTCGTACGGCTACACGTATCTGGGCGTGTTCGGCGTCGGCGCGCTCGGCGGCGGGCTGGCCGGGTCGATTCTGGCCTTTGCGAACGCGACGGCGCTGTTCGGGACGCTCGCCGGCATCGCCCTTGTCGCCGTCCTCGCGGGAACCGCCCTCGCGCGGCGTTCGTGA
- a CDS encoding ArnT family glycosyltransferase, protein MSSWRSLSRRAVEQVRSDFRDDPYLRYVLLLSTVMVGFWFWHRIPNFATRDEYSRLLDAMVVYGSVLEEPSFEGLKAGVEWGRAPFGATLYLYALAILPVVLVAAITGDLGAFTTIAFPSWEFGHYEVWAATPEWIWTWSLVFIRLTNVVAAICAVYLTYRLGVAIEGRNAGRLSAVVLSLTFGFLTISKEAGEDMPALVFVLLALYLLVRYVQTDDGTLFLAASAAGGVAIAFKLTAAPVVLLIGVAFLLRAHAADAPLTETLYRPKLLLSGALLGFAMIVLGFPTALVAGAEPFIERVFGGSTSRMSHPTGPDAPMWWWFLRGYFSALGLPLFAAAAASVVATVATIRDRGSAFHGTVLVLTGLVAYIAMFSQWHDFRVHHLLPTFPLIALLVGGRLVQLRERSTSLARPVLAVLLVTTAVYAGIGTAQFASMPRDEATAWLEDNSDEGDVVETYRVHIQDTAVPHSMTARHVAGQDSEAEEAMACPRYIQVGYRDLLYLKEDTYYRNGDAQATYLRNLLNEEYNYRIVAEFGERPPNFVPQRPTPGSFTDLLRLGVVPHTDQFADEQELAANQYTLILERDGECDTSRHPPF, encoded by the coding sequence ATGAGTAGCTGGCGGTCACTGTCCCGACGTGCTGTCGAACAGGTACGGTCGGATTTCCGGGACGACCCCTATCTCCGCTACGTGCTCCTGCTGTCGACTGTTATGGTCGGGTTCTGGTTCTGGCACCGCATCCCGAACTTCGCGACCCGTGACGAGTACAGTCGTCTCCTTGACGCGATGGTCGTCTACGGGTCGGTCCTCGAAGAACCGAGTTTCGAGGGGCTCAAGGCCGGCGTCGAGTGGGGCCGGGCCCCCTTCGGCGCGACGCTGTACCTCTATGCGCTGGCTATCCTCCCCGTCGTGCTCGTCGCCGCCATCACCGGCGACCTGGGCGCATTCACCACGATTGCCTTCCCTAGCTGGGAGTTCGGCCACTACGAAGTCTGGGCCGCCACGCCAGAGTGGATCTGGACCTGGAGCCTGGTCTTCATCCGGCTAACCAACGTCGTTGCTGCAATCTGTGCCGTCTACCTCACCTACCGCCTCGGCGTCGCCATCGAGGGCCGCAACGCCGGCCGGCTGTCGGCCGTCGTGCTCTCGCTGACCTTCGGCTTCCTCACCATCTCGAAGGAGGCCGGCGAAGATATGCCGGCGCTGGTGTTCGTCCTCCTCGCGCTGTACCTGCTGGTCAGGTACGTCCAGACGGACGACGGAACGCTGTTTCTGGCGGCGAGCGCCGCCGGCGGTGTCGCAATCGCGTTCAAACTGACGGCCGCGCCGGTCGTCCTCCTCATCGGTGTCGCCTTCCTGCTGCGTGCCCATGCCGCTGACGCGCCGCTGACGGAGACGCTGTACCGGCCGAAGCTCCTGCTGAGTGGCGCACTGCTCGGGTTCGCCATGATTGTCCTCGGGTTCCCAACCGCGCTCGTGGCGGGAGCCGAACCGTTCATCGAGCGGGTCTTCGGCGGCTCGACCTCGCGGATGAGCCATCCGACGGGCCCCGACGCCCCGATGTGGTGGTGGTTCCTCCGGGGCTACTTCAGCGCGCTGGGGCTACCGCTGTTTGCCGCGGCCGCAGCGAGCGTCGTGGCGACCGTCGCAACCATCCGTGACCGCGGCTCTGCCTTCCACGGCACCGTCCTCGTTCTGACGGGACTGGTGGCCTACATAGCGATGTTCTCCCAGTGGCACGACTTCCGCGTACACCACCTCCTGCCGACCTTCCCGCTCATCGCCTTACTCGTCGGGGGCCGACTGGTGCAGCTCCGCGAGCGCTCGACCAGTCTCGCTCGCCCGGTGTTGGCCGTTCTGCTGGTGACGACGGCGGTCTACGCCGGTATCGGGACGGCACAGTTCGCATCCATGCCCCGAGACGAGGCGACGGCCTGGCTCGAAGACAACAGCGACGAGGGCGACGTGGTGGAGACCTACCGCGTCCACATCCAGGACACCGCCGTCCCGCATTCGATGACTGCCCGACACGTCGCCGGTCAGGACTCGGAGGCGGAGGAGGCGATGGCCTGCCCGCGGTACATCCAGGTCGGGTATCGGGATCTGCTGTATCTCAAGGAGGACACCTACTACCGGAACGGCGATGCACAGGCGACCTACCTCCGGAATCTCCTGAACGAGGAGTACAACTACAGAATCGTCGCCGAGTTCGGGGAGCGGCCGCCGAACTTCGTTCCCCAGCGACCGACCCCCGGGTCGTTCACCGACCTGCTGCGGCTCGGTGTCGTCCCGCACACGGACCAGTTCGCCGACGAGCAAGAACTCGCGGCGAACCAGTACACCCTCATTCTGGAACGGGACGGCGAGTGCGACACGAGCCGGCATCCGCCGTTCTGA
- a CDS encoding ribbon-helix-helix domain-containing protein: MSKIKVSLPDQVDSDIQRLVEQGEFLNRDQAVEDLLKRGISAYNTTTEETETLDEEIFDQTASEQQDPAMQDDFL, translated from the coding sequence GTGAGCAAGATCAAGGTGTCACTTCCGGACCAGGTGGACTCGGACATCCAGCGACTCGTCGAACAGGGCGAGTTCCTCAACCGCGACCAGGCCGTCGAAGACCTCCTGAAGCGAGGGATTTCGGCCTACAACACTACGACGGAAGAGACCGAGACACTCGACGAAGAGATTTTCGACCAGACGGCATCCGAACAGCAGGACCCCGCGATGCAGGACGATTTCCTCTAG
- a CDS encoding DUF4129 domain-containing protein, which yields MGTASETGHGGVDWRQLALVSLCLVGLIVAAFLAPPPITESGISSGGGDGSHGTEPVTQTPADTREQRRDGGGGGSVTDTQTPAGTREHRRDGGGSGGVTGGTEPIPIPGDTAPPTADGCGVLVESEPKAGHPLTVLVYQDLEPAAATRVWFNDRYAGRTDQNGQVTAQVPYQRELNVTVESPGTEPCQFYRRPYEESDTETASLLVEGDVLSLGGTTSVSNGDGDARSTLGAFGTVPGASGMVDSTAPRQQTAAGNDTGQYRVGGSVNVTLLGEPYPGSTVPLVATVDGVPVRNATVTRNGDIVGRTDTAGRYQLTVPDSDTAAVTVSRGEFEGSARVDVLNLHVRVVPAKALPVPGDRAAVNATINGNPVENATVTLGDQRRGKTGADGAVAVSLPANPSLPVTAATDRQTARTTLWGAYTGTIVVSSILLVATVVTVAIAAVMYSPKVARGVGILWTIFDSLFVIGVLWERDGLVVALAVVGVVALYHYRTAAFSGGQAVAYAAKNGGETAAGFVARVVQWTRRTALWLVGRIEATLNMGRRLAARLATWLSSLPLTLSGLWRRFQRWLRSAGYRAVTVARAESTPRRIATLGGSCVIVTVSYVRWGTAGTVVAGAGVALGAVGVYIAGQVGDTDRPTTASNPGPSGSVTDSSGGGESALPSIRDLWRAFAKHVVPGRWRTRTPGEVSRAAIDSGLPRAPVEALTEAFRDVEYGGHSSDSRREQARSAYDALVGASDEQEDEG from the coding sequence GTGGGTACAGCATCCGAGACCGGCCATGGCGGCGTCGACTGGCGGCAGCTGGCACTGGTAAGTCTCTGCCTCGTCGGGCTGATCGTCGCCGCGTTTCTGGCCCCGCCACCGATCACTGAGAGCGGGATCAGCAGCGGGGGCGGTGACGGGAGTCACGGCACCGAGCCAGTCACGCAGACGCCAGCCGATACGCGGGAACAACGCCGCGACGGTGGCGGGGGCGGCAGCGTCACCGACACCCAGACACCTGCAGGCACACGGGAACACCGTCGCGACGGAGGTGGGAGCGGCGGCGTCACGGGAGGAACAGAGCCGATTCCGATTCCCGGCGATACCGCCCCGCCCACTGCGGACGGCTGTGGCGTCCTCGTCGAGTCAGAGCCGAAAGCCGGGCATCCCCTCACCGTTCTGGTGTATCAGGACCTCGAACCGGCGGCCGCGACCCGTGTCTGGTTCAACGACCGATACGCCGGCCGGACTGACCAGAACGGCCAGGTGACCGCACAGGTTCCGTACCAGCGCGAGCTGAACGTAACGGTCGAATCGCCGGGAACAGAGCCCTGTCAGTTCTACCGTCGACCGTACGAGGAATCGGATACTGAAACAGCAAGCCTCCTCGTGGAAGGAGATGTGTTGTCGCTTGGCGGGACTACCTCGGTCTCAAACGGGGACGGGGACGCACGAAGTACCCTTGGCGCATTTGGGACGGTTCCTGGCGCATCTGGGATGGTCGATTCGACGGCCCCACGCCAGCAGACCGCGGCCGGCAACGACACCGGTCAGTACCGTGTCGGCGGGAGCGTCAACGTGACACTGCTCGGCGAGCCGTACCCCGGGTCGACCGTCCCGCTCGTCGCAACGGTCGACGGCGTGCCAGTCCGAAACGCGACCGTGACCCGCAACGGCGACATCGTCGGTCGAACTGACACCGCCGGCCGGTATCAACTGACAGTCCCCGACAGCGATACCGCCGCAGTAACGGTGTCCCGCGGCGAGTTCGAGGGGTCCGCGCGCGTCGACGTGCTGAACTTACACGTCCGCGTCGTGCCTGCGAAGGCCCTCCCGGTACCAGGTGACAGGGCCGCTGTCAACGCTACGATAAACGGAAACCCGGTCGAGAACGCGACTGTCACGCTCGGCGACCAGCGCCGGGGAAAGACTGGCGCTGACGGCGCTGTTGCCGTCTCGCTCCCAGCAAACCCCTCGCTTCCCGTCACAGCGGCAACAGACAGACAGACAGCGAGAACGACGCTCTGGGGCGCGTACACCGGGACCATCGTGGTAAGTTCGATACTGCTGGTGGCAACCGTCGTGACCGTCGCTATCGCCGCAGTGATGTACTCCCCCAAGGTCGCACGCGGCGTCGGTATTCTCTGGACAATCTTCGATTCGCTGTTTGTCATCGGCGTGCTCTGGGAACGGGACGGGCTGGTCGTCGCGCTCGCAGTCGTGGGCGTCGTCGCGCTGTACCACTATCGGACGGCTGCTTTCTCGGGCGGACAGGCGGTCGCATACGCGGCCAAGAACGGCGGTGAAACGGCGGCTGGCTTCGTCGCCCGCGTCGTTCAGTGGACCCGGCGAACGGCACTCTGGCTCGTCGGCCGTATCGAAGCCACGCTGAACATGGGCCGCCGACTGGCCGCCCGTCTGGCGACGTGGCTCTCATCGCTTCCGCTAACGCTGTCAGGGCTGTGGCGTCGCTTCCAGCGGTGGCTCCGGTCGGCCGGGTATCGAGCGGTCACTGTGGCCAGGGCTGAAAGCACGCCACGCAGGATTGCAACGCTCGGCGGCTCGTGTGTCATCGTGACAGTGAGCTATGTTCGCTGGGGCACGGCCGGTACCGTCGTGGCTGGGGCCGGGGTGGCACTGGGTGCGGTCGGTGTCTACATCGCTGGCCAGGTCGGCGATACGGACCGCCCGACTACGGCGTCTAACCCCGGACCGAGCGGGTCGGTCACTGACTCGTCGGGCGGCGGCGAATCGGCTCTCCCATCGATTCGCGACCTCTGGCGTGCGTTCGCCAAGCATGTCGTCCCCGGGCGCTGGCGGACGCGGACGCCCGGCGAGGTGTCCCGGGCCGCAATCGACAGCGGCCTCCCGAGGGCACCCGTCGAAGCACTGACAGAGGCGTTCCGGGACGTCGAATACGGCGGCCATTCGAGCGACAGCCGGCGCGAGCAGGCCCGTAGCGCGTACGATGCGCTGGTGGGTGCGAGCGACGAGCAGGAGGACGAAGGGTGA
- a CDS encoding glycosyltransferase, with product MDAAVIVPAYNEAESLARCLAPFESQPVELVVVVGGDDGTEQVARDTSFVDTVVRCDEGGAGIARNRGAAAATAPILLFTDADTVVPEDWVRLHLRHYTDDDVVGVGGPARPLEDDFKHRVLFKLLSDYWYRVSWPLGFVQQPGFNCSFRAAAFEAAGGFDEDIPFMEDTELSLRMKDDGRIVYDPDSCVATSARREADEGYLSLFAKYVRGYANHYILRREFDADYF from the coding sequence ATGGACGCCGCAGTCATCGTCCCGGCCTACAACGAGGCGGAGTCGCTGGCCCGCTGTCTGGCTCCCTTCGAGTCACAGCCCGTCGAGCTAGTGGTGGTGGTTGGCGGCGACGACGGGACAGAGCAGGTGGCCCGTGACACGTCCTTTGTCGACACTGTCGTTCGGTGCGACGAGGGCGGGGCGGGAATCGCCAGAAACCGCGGAGCCGCGGCCGCGACAGCGCCGATACTGCTGTTTACTGACGCTGATACGGTCGTCCCCGAGGACTGGGTTCGCCTGCATCTCAGGCACTACACCGACGACGATGTGGTGGGGGTCGGCGGCCCCGCACGCCCGCTTGAAGACGATTTCAAACATCGCGTGCTGTTCAAACTGCTGTCGGACTACTGGTATCGGGTGTCTTGGCCGCTGGGCTTCGTTCAGCAACCGGGCTTCAACTGTAGCTTCCGGGCCGCGGCCTTCGAGGCCGCGGGCGGTTTCGATGAGGACATCCCGTTCATGGAGGACACCGAACTCTCGCTGCGGATGAAAGACGACGGGCGAATCGTCTACGACCCGGATTCCTGTGTCGCTACGTCGGCCCGCCGCGAGGCTGACGAGGGCTATCTCTCGCTGTTTGCGAAGTACGTCCGCGGGTACGCGAACCACTACATCCTCCGCCGGGAGTTCGATGCCGACTATTTCTGA